A window from Symbiopectobacterium purcellii encodes these proteins:
- a CDS encoding NUDIX hydrolase, with amino-acid sequence MSKIRAKSVCLFRHNGRVLLAEGHDPVKDSHYLLPIGGGVDFGETSEAAAIREVKEEIGADAVDLTLLGISENVFEYNGKPGHEIVFVYEGLFADKAFYQQEVVHGVESNGMPIVMRWIDQTAVLSDAFTVFPNGIKGML; translated from the coding sequence ATGAGTAAGATAAGAGCGAAATCGGTCTGCCTATTCCGCCACAACGGGCGAGTGCTGCTAGCGGAAGGACACGATCCGGTCAAGGACTCGCATTATTTGTTACCCATCGGCGGTGGCGTTGATTTTGGTGAAACCTCTGAGGCTGCGGCTATCCGTGAAGTCAAAGAGGAGATTGGCGCTGATGCCGTTGATCTGACGCTGTTGGGCATATCCGAAAATGTTTTCGAATACAACGGAAAGCCGGGTCACGAAATCGTTTTTGTTTATGAAGGTCTGTTTGCCGATAAGGCGTTTTATCAGCAAGAGGTAGTTCACGGCGTTGAATCCAATGGCATGCCAATTGTGATGCGCTGGATCGATCAGACCGCCGTGCTGAGTGATGCGTTTACTGTGTTTCCTAATGGCATAAAGGGCATGTTATAG
- a CDS encoding DUF2946 domain-containing protein: MNALRHNKIATTLSLFALLMIFIAPIVSQALMRHDYTPPTLTQHHHSHSKPATPLPLSSGVTIGHDACGYCGLLSHHPALFPDNSSPLDPRFITQSTVNEPRPRHNIVTECYRIQSPRAPPTVI; the protein is encoded by the coding sequence ATGAACGCATTGCGCCATAACAAAATTGCCACCACGCTAAGCCTCTTCGCGTTGCTGATGATTTTCATCGCGCCCATCGTTTCACAGGCGTTAATGCGGCATGATTATACTCCGCCAACTCTTACTCAGCACCATCATTCTCACAGTAAACCGGCAACACCGTTACCCCTGTCATCCGGCGTAACAATAGGCCACGACGCCTGTGGTTACTGTGGGCTGTTATCCCATCACCCAGCGCTGTTTCCTGATAACTCTTCGCCTCTCGATCCGCGATTTATCACGCAGTCCACGGTGAATGAGCCACGTCCACGGCACAACATTGTCACCGAGTGTTATCGCATCCAATCACCTCGCGCACCGCCGACAGTCATATAA
- a CDS encoding Arc family DNA-binding protein → MSEISSLSLKIPQELKEQIKAAALENQVSISAEVAARLAKSFAIAAKDSVDAEQADVDNQHTEEVVEQPLSQKELKKIRQLIKDKSKGTSKKK, encoded by the coding sequence ATTAGTGAGATATCCAGTTTATCTTTAAAAATCCCCCAAGAGTTGAAAGAGCAAATTAAGGCGGCTGCCTTAGAAAATCAGGTTTCCATTAGTGCAGAAGTGGCAGCGCGTTTGGCGAAAAGTTTTGCTATTGCCGCTAAGGATAGCGTCGATGCAGAACAGGCTGATGTAGATAACCAGCATACCGAAGAGGTTGTTGAACAACCATTGAGTCAAAAAGAATTGAAAAAAATCAGACAGTTGATAAAAGATAAGAGCAAAGGCACTTCCAAGAAAAAGTGA
- a CDS encoding GhoT/OrtT family toxin: MSHHAVWEFIKHAYMLGAIIAMVITFLLSRDKSLLMRFLASILIGLTWPLSFPLVLLFSLL, from the coding sequence GTGTCACACCACGCCGTCTGGGAATTTATCAAGCATGCCTACATGTTGGGTGCCATCATTGCGATGGTAATAACGTTTTTGCTAAGCCGAGATAAATCCCTGCTGATGCGTTTTCTGGCCTCGATACTGATTGGATTAACCTGGCCACTGAGCTTTCCTTTGGTATTACTGTTTTCACTGCTGTAG
- a CDS encoding methyl-accepting chemotaxis protein, with protein sequence MNLSNWRIGYRLGIGFSLLVLMLLIVGVMSLGRLADFNTQIDRIVSSDYPLTVKGNQLIGELNGYALSQQRVLLTTSEQNIKKEMESMKQRTVTVSALMEELRKSANDTRSQAILQEINQARGDFHTSSTKFAGYINAGDTAAALNEFMTATEKSIQAYKAAISAFIDHRDDQMSVSQQQVAQSYTNTRLLLVGMILAAILVSVIVAAAITRSVTHPLNEALSIAERVSTGDLTSDILVTRKDETGLLLQALRNMNDSLRHIVSQVRDGAESISSAAGQIAAGNQDLSARTEEQASSLEQTASSMEQLTATIKNTADNTTEATQLAAQGSQTVRESGELMNDVTTEMRGIRESSQRMAEIIGVIDSIAFQTNILALNAAVEAARAGEQGRGFAVVASEVRALAQRSATAAKEIKELIDGSVEKVRQGMVLVEKTAVSMQTLVTNVEGVNGIVTEIAQASREQSDGVNQINLAVGQIDTTTQQNAALVEESAAAALSLQEQAQALTSTVSIFKLGSYHEGPVAHQETLRMLPGA encoded by the coding sequence ATGAATCTGTCAAATTGGCGTATTGGATATCGGCTAGGGATAGGGTTTTCACTTCTGGTATTAATGCTATTGATCGTCGGCGTGATGTCATTGGGACGACTGGCCGATTTCAACACTCAGATAGACCGGATTGTGTCCAGTGACTATCCGCTCACGGTAAAGGGAAACCAACTGATTGGTGAACTTAATGGTTATGCACTTAGCCAACAGCGCGTATTGTTGACGACATCAGAACAGAATATCAAAAAAGAGATGGAGTCGATGAAACAGCGCACTGTCACTGTTTCAGCGTTGATGGAAGAGTTACGTAAATCCGCCAATGACACGCGCTCACAAGCGATATTACAAGAGATTAATCAGGCGCGTGGGGATTTTCATACCTCTAGCACCAAGTTCGCTGGATATATCAATGCCGGTGATACTGCTGCCGCGCTCAACGAGTTTATGACGGCAACCGAGAAAAGTATTCAGGCTTACAAAGCCGCCATTAGCGCGTTTATTGACCACCGTGATGACCAGATGTCGGTCTCGCAGCAGCAGGTGGCGCAAAGCTATACCAACACCCGACTGTTGCTGGTGGGGATGATCCTTGCAGCCATTCTGGTCAGCGTGATCGTAGCTGCCGCTATCACTCGCAGTGTCACGCATCCACTTAACGAGGCATTGTCTATTGCTGAGCGTGTTTCGACCGGGGATCTCACCTCGGATATTCTTGTCACGCGCAAGGATGAAACCGGTTTATTGCTACAGGCATTGAGGAATATGAATGACAGCCTGCGCCATATTGTCAGCCAGGTGCGGGATGGTGCGGAAAGCATATCCAGTGCCGCAGGCCAGATCGCCGCAGGCAATCAGGATTTGTCAGCGCGTACCGAAGAGCAGGCGAGCTCGCTAGAGCAGACGGCATCCTCGATGGAGCAATTAACGGCAACCATTAAAAACACCGCAGATAATACGACGGAAGCGACACAGCTTGCCGCACAGGGGTCACAAACGGTACGCGAGAGCGGTGAGTTGATGAATGATGTCACCACCGAAATGCGTGGCATTCGTGAATCCTCACAGCGGATGGCGGAAATTATCGGCGTGATCGACAGCATTGCTTTTCAAACCAATATTCTCGCGCTGAATGCGGCCGTTGAAGCGGCGCGTGCCGGTGAGCAGGGGCGCGGTTTTGCCGTGGTAGCAAGCGAGGTCCGCGCGTTGGCACAGCGTAGCGCGACGGCGGCGAAAGAAATTAAAGAGCTGATTGATGGCTCCGTGGAAAAGGTGCGCCAGGGTATGGTACTGGTGGAGAAAACCGCCGTTTCCATGCAGACGCTGGTGACTAACGTTGAGGGGGTTAACGGCATCGTCACGGAGATTGCTCAGGCAAGCCGTGAGCAGAGCGATGGGGTTAATCAGATCAACTTGGCTGTGGGGCAGATAGACACCACGACCCAGCAAAATGCGGCGCTGGTAGAAGAATCAGCGGCGGCGGCATTGTCGTTACAAGAGCAAGCCCAGGCGCTGACCAGTACGGTCAGCATTTTTAAACTGGGCAGCTATCACGAAGGCCCTGTAGCGCATCAAGAGACGCTACGCATGTTGCCCGGTGCATAA
- a CDS encoding PepSY-associated TM helix domain-containing protein, with protein MDTVNADKKSLSAAVMALILRLHFYIGLFVGPFIFVAALTGTLYVLTPQIEERLYTQQLHVDMPGAAQPLAAQIAAAQAVLADQPSAQWLAIRPAPTPHDTSRVLFRFPDAAPSEYLAVFVNPSTLAIQGQLTVYGTSGILPLRTWLDRLHQGLFLGSIGRLYSELAASWLWIAALGGVYLWWRTRKPARTAPRRKLPLTARLRAIHSTLGLTLLIGMLFFSATGLTWSQWAGNNIGVWRNALGWQTPTLNTAQGTHSATAVQDAHAEHHGAAMAHHAAPPLVLDNVDSVLAIARHAGISANKLEIRPAKSAHNAWTVTEIERRWPTQADMVAINPDSGAVVDYIRFADYPVAAKLTRWGVDAHMGVLFGLPNQLILAAFGLGLCTLIVWGYRLWWLRRQRPGGQPHPANTLCAAFTTLPLAVRLLVGCLALLLGGSLPVMGVSSLMFLLIDIVRWRRHQALQNADALPHAPQ; from the coding sequence ATGGATACCGTAAACGCTGACAAAAAGTCCCTCTCTGCGGCGGTAATGGCGCTGATATTACGCTTGCATTTCTATATTGGTCTGTTCGTTGGGCCGTTTATCTTTGTTGCTGCGCTCACCGGTACGCTGTATGTGCTGACACCGCAGATTGAAGAACGCCTGTATACGCAACAGTTGCATGTTGATATGCCCGGCGCAGCACAGCCGCTCGCCGCACAGATAGCCGCCGCTCAGGCTGTACTGGCTGATCAACCCTCAGCCCAATGGCTGGCCATACGCCCTGCGCCCACACCGCACGACACCAGTCGTGTGCTATTCCGATTCCCTGACGCCGCCCCTTCTGAATACCTCGCCGTGTTTGTCAATCCAAGCACACTGGCCATACAGGGCCAGCTCACGGTATATGGCACATCAGGAATATTGCCTTTGCGAACCTGGCTCGATCGTTTGCATCAGGGGCTATTCCTCGGTTCCATTGGCCGTCTCTACAGTGAACTGGCGGCATCCTGGCTGTGGATCGCTGCACTCGGCGGCGTTTATCTGTGGTGGAGAACGCGTAAGCCTGCACGAACCGCTCCGCGCCGTAAATTGCCGCTCACTGCCCGCTTGCGCGCCATACACAGCACGTTGGGGCTAACGTTACTCATCGGGATGCTATTTTTCTCCGCCACCGGGCTGACCTGGTCACAATGGGCAGGCAATAATATTGGCGTATGGCGCAACGCATTAGGTTGGCAAACGCCAACCCTGAACACCGCGCAAGGAACCCATTCCGCCACCGCAGTACAGGATGCACATGCCGAACACCACGGTGCGGCCATGGCTCATCACGCCGCTCCCCCCTTGGTGTTAGATAATGTCGATAGCGTATTGGCGATAGCACGACACGCGGGGATCAGCGCCAATAAACTGGAGATCCGGCCGGCAAAAAGCGCACATAATGCCTGGACCGTGACGGAAATTGAGCGACGGTGGCCGACCCAGGCCGATATGGTCGCTATCAATCCTGACAGCGGTGCTGTCGTCGATTACATCAGATTTGCAGATTATCCTGTTGCTGCAAAACTGACGCGCTGGGGCGTAGATGCCCATATGGGTGTATTGTTCGGGTTGCCCAATCAACTGATTCTGGCCGCGTTCGGATTGGGGCTGTGCACCCTGATAGTATGGGGATACCGTCTGTGGTGGCTACGTCGACAGCGCCCTGGAGGCCAACCTCATCCGGCTAACACGCTTTGCGCCGCCTTCACCACGTTGCCGCTCGCGGTACGCCTACTTGTCGGCTGCCTCGCACTGTTACTGGGCGGGAGTTTGCCCGTCATGGGCGTTAGTTCGCTGATGTTCTTGCTGATAGATATCGTGCGGTGGCGACGCCATCAAGCGCTACAAAACGCCGACGCGCTGCCACACGCACCACAGTGA
- a CDS encoding DUF4186 domain-containing protein, whose amino-acid sequence MDDLFLRLSRSAFRQRFALGPKEFSYMNQKGFDVIKQHATDFIAQRLAPAEPRNDGKQTPMRGHPVFIAQHATATCCRGCLTKWHGIAAHQALSQQEQDYIVSVVMAWLEREIAKREPLAQR is encoded by the coding sequence ATGGACGATCTTTTCTTACGATTGTCTCGTTCGGCATTTCGACAACGTTTTGCACTCGGGCCAAAAGAGTTTAGCTATATGAATCAAAAGGGCTTCGATGTTATCAAACAACATGCTACTGATTTCATTGCACAACGTTTAGCGCCCGCCGAACCGCGCAATGATGGCAAACAAACCCCAATGCGCGGCCATCCTGTATTTATTGCGCAACATGCCACGGCGACCTGCTGCCGGGGATGTTTAACAAAATGGCATGGCATTGCCGCACACCAAGCGCTTAGCCAACAAGAACAAGACTATATCGTGAGCGTCGTGATGGCATGGTTGGAACGAGAAATCGCCAAGCGAGAACCACTGGCACAGAGATAA
- the mgtS gene encoding protein MgtS: protein MLANENVFISVLAVIVAVGFIIAFFIPKWDD, encoded by the coding sequence ATGTTGGCAAACGAAAATGTATTTATCAGCGTACTCGCTGTTATCGTAGCGGTAGGTTTTATTATCGCCTTCTTTATCCCTAAATGGGATGACTAA
- a CDS encoding RidA family protein: protein MTQPSPPFTSGYGENQSAFTTSHLQCGYRKKNLAPLTVYKYSSDTIYSEDDVMIVRAASHTKDDTCPACVVAGGFIFLAHHSGGHEKADAVYQAKASLNALQKTLQSVDASLDDMVQLTLYLKHRHDFPAVRDTFREFFTDGHYPARMTVFTDFINENCLCMIDGTAVVTSNH, encoded by the coding sequence GTGACTCAGCCATCTCCACCTTTTACATCAGGATATGGGGAAAATCAGAGCGCGTTCACAACCTCACATCTTCAATGTGGTTATCGCAAAAAAAACCTTGCCCCTTTAACTGTATATAAATACAGTTCAGACACAATTTACTCTGAGGACGACGTGATGATAGTAAGAGCAGCATCCCACACGAAGGATGATACTTGCCCAGCATGCGTAGTAGCAGGAGGGTTTATTTTCCTGGCGCACCACAGTGGCGGTCATGAGAAAGCGGATGCAGTGTATCAGGCAAAAGCATCCCTGAACGCTCTGCAAAAAACACTTCAGTCGGTCGACGCAAGTCTAGATGATATGGTTCAGTTGACGCTTTATCTAAAACACCGACACGATTTCCCTGCGGTCCGTGATACTTTTCGCGAATTTTTCACTGACGGACACTATCCAGCACGGATGACGGTATTTACTGATTTTATCAACGAAAACTGCCTGTGCATGATAGACGGGACAGCCGTAGTAACCTCAAATCATTAG
- a CDS encoding universal stress protein: protein MYTTILVPIDLEEDELTHNALQHAVQLAKASGATLHLFHALPDASAFMSAYSFGIKEFENQAVVKANEVLKALVAKTGLPVEHVHYSVSFGSPRDETLQLAQEIGADLIVVGSRRPNVKTYLLGSNAAAIVRHATTTVLVVR, encoded by the coding sequence ATGTATACGACGATACTGGTCCCTATCGATCTGGAAGAAGATGAGTTAACGCATAATGCCTTGCAGCATGCGGTACAACTGGCAAAGGCGTCGGGTGCCACACTTCACTTGTTTCATGCCTTGCCCGATGCCTCTGCGTTTATGTCTGCCTACTCATTTGGTATCAAAGAGTTTGAAAATCAAGCCGTGGTCAAAGCAAATGAGGTACTTAAAGCACTGGTGGCAAAGACCGGTCTTCCGGTAGAGCATGTGCACTATAGCGTCAGCTTCGGTTCTCCCCGAGATGAGACCTTGCAACTCGCGCAAGAGATTGGTGCGGATCTGATTGTGGTCGGTTCACGCAGACCCAATGTGAAAACGTATTTGCTCGGTTCTAACGCCGCCGCCATCGTCCGTCATGCAACAACCACGGTACTGGTGGTCAGATAG